Proteins encoded together in one Nitrospirota bacterium window:
- a CDS encoding uroporphyrinogen decarboxylase, protein MNKPVKNETFLKACRKEPVSYTPVWIMRQAGRYMKEYQAIRAKVDFLTLCKTPELATQATLLPVDLLEVDAAILFSDILIPVEAMGMEVVFTEHKGPLFPKPIRGEDDIKGLWVPAVEEKTAFVFEAIRMLRKELSQRIPLIGFSGAPYTLATYMIEGETSRNFNSIKKWMYRSPALLHQLLEKVTKTVIAYVNAQVESGAEAIQIFDTWAGALAGDEYETFSFPYTRQVIDQIRKTGVPAILYINGGGLLLDDMVATGADVISLDWRSDIRKVREKIGERVALQGNLDPCVLYADAKTIRTRVKGILEKYGKGSGHIFNLGHGILPDTPFENAKEMIRAVHEESVIYHK, encoded by the coding sequence GGTGAAAAATGAAACTTTTTTAAAAGCCTGTCGAAAAGAACCTGTTTCCTATACGCCGGTTTGGATCATGCGCCAGGCCGGAAGATATATGAAGGAGTATCAGGCGATCCGGGCAAAGGTGGACTTTCTAACTTTGTGCAAGACCCCTGAACTGGCGACGCAAGCGACTCTTTTGCCGGTTGATCTGCTGGAAGTGGATGCCGCCATTCTTTTTTCTGATATCCTGATCCCGGTTGAAGCCATGGGAATGGAAGTGGTATTTACCGAACATAAGGGGCCTCTTTTTCCAAAACCGATCCGGGGAGAGGACGATATCAAAGGGCTATGGGTTCCTGCTGTTGAGGAAAAAACCGCTTTTGTTTTTGAAGCGATTCGCATGCTTCGCAAAGAACTCAGCCAGAGAATACCCTTAATTGGTTTTTCGGGAGCCCCTTACACGCTGGCGACCTACATGATAGAAGGAGAGACCTCGCGTAACTTTAATTCCATTAAAAAATGGATGTACCGGTCTCCCGCGCTTCTCCATCAGCTTCTTGAAAAAGTTACCAAAACCGTTATTGCGTATGTCAATGCACAGGTTGAATCCGGCGCGGAGGCCATCCAGATCTTTGATACCTGGGCCGGCGCTTTGGCAGGCGATGAATATGAAACATTTTCTTTTCCCTATACCCGGCAGGTTATTGACCAGATCAGAAAGACAGGTGTGCCGGCGATCCTTTACATAAACGGCGGGGGACTTCTGCTCGACGATATGGTGGCCACAGGGGCAGATGTGATTAGTTTGGATTGGCGGTCGGATATTCGGAAAGTCAGAGAAAAGATTGGAGAGCGGGTGGCTCTTCAGGGAAACCTCGATCCCTGCGTTTTGTATGCAGACGCGAAAACCATTCGGACCCGGGTAAAAGGTATCCTGGAGAAATATGGGAAGGGATCAGGCCATATTTTCAATTTAGGGCATGGGATTTTGCCGGATACCCCTTTTGAGAACGCCAAAGAAATGATCCGAGCCGTCCATGAAGAGAGCGTCATCTACCATAAATAG
- a CDS encoding 50S ribosomal protein L28, with protein MASHCELCNKTKAVGNNVSHASNKTKRTFRPNLQRVRAIVNGTPKRIRVCTVCIKSGKVQKAV; from the coding sequence ATGGCAAGTCATTGTGAACTCTGCAATAAAACCAAAGCGGTCGGCAACAATGTCAGTCACGCAAGCAACAAAACCAAGAGAACCTTTCGCCCGAATTTACAGAGGGTTCGTGCCATCGTGAATGGCACGCCAAAAAGAATCCGGGTCTGTACCGTATGTATCAAGTCGGGCAAAGTCCAAAAAGCCGTCTAG